The Nitrospira sp. sequence AGTTGCGCGAGCGACCCCTCAAAATTGGGGAAGGACGTATCCACACAACCCGTGTCGGCAATGGACATGTGTTGTTCCGCCGTGAGCCCGCCAATGGCGAGAGACATGGCCACACGATGGTCTCCATGACTCTGGGCATTGCTCGCCGCCTTCAGTCGGCCATTCTCTCTACTTCGGCCCAACCCTTTGATGATCATGCCGTCCGGGCGTTCCTCGATGAGAGCCCCCATGGCCTTCAATTCGCCGCTCATGGTTGCAATACGATCACTCTCTTTGACCCGCAGCTCCTCCGCGCCGGAAATCACCGTGTCCCCATCCGCCACAGCCGCAGCCACGCACAGCACGGGAAATTCATCGATTGTTTTCGGAATGAGGTCGGGACCGATCGTCACGCCTTTCAGTGGAGCGGACCTCACACGAAGATCTCCCACCGGTTCGCCGGCCTCCTCTCGCTGACCCAGAACCTGAATATCGGCCCCCATTTTTCTCATGACTTCGATCAGGCCGGTCCTGGTCGGATTCATGCCAACATTGCGAATGACGATGTCCGATCCCTGGACGATCGTTGCGCCCACGATGAAGAACGCGGCGGCAGAGAAATCCCCCGGAATGGTGATCTGAACACCTCGCCATCCGATCGAAGGCCGGCCCTGCAAGACAAGACCCCCTTCTTCTCTCGTGAGCGGAATGCCAAAGAATTGAAACATCCGTTCAGTATGATCTCGCGACAAGCTCGGCTCTCTATAACGCGTCTTTCCTTGAGCGAAGAGGCCGGCAAGAAGCAGCGACGACTTGATTTGCGCGCTGGCCACCGCTGAAGTGTATTCAATACCGCGAAGACCGGACCCTGTGATCGCCAGTGGAGCCAATTCCCCACCTTTACGGCCTCCGATGACCGCCCCCATTTCGCGCAATGGCTTGACAACTCGTCCCATAGGACGGCGTCGAATCGATTCGTCGCCGGTGAGAACTGAGAAAAAATCTTGCCCGGACAGGAGGCCCGTGAGCAGACGAATACCGGTTCCTGAGTTTCCACAATCGATCGGAGCGTTTGGTTCGGATAACCCCCAAAACCCCTTCCCATGGACCGCCAATTCGGTCGGAGTCTGTCTGATAGGAATTCCGAGCGCCTGAAACGCCCTCATCGTGTTCAAACAATCTTCGCCCTGGCAATAGCCCGAGACCGTGCTCGTTCCTTCCGCCAATGCGGTGAGGATGATGGCCCGATGGGTGAGCGACTTATCACCGGGAACTGTCGTCGTTCCCCTAAGTGGCCGGCCAGGTGTGATCGTCAATGATGTCATGATTTGCTCGAAGAGGAACTGTTCAGCTTTTCACGCTCGCCTTTGGCCCGCTCAAGCACTTTTTCTATTCCGGCTGCATCTCCAGCCTCGATCAGTTGTTTCAATTCGTCCAAGGCCCGTCCATACCTGTCGATATAGGACACCACATTATCTCGATTCCACAGGAAAATGTCGCGCCACATTTCCGGCGAACTCGCGGCAATCCTCGTCGTGTCGCGCAATCCGCCGCCGGAATGGCCGGCCAGATCCAAAGAAGGCAGCTGCTGATCCCGAAGCTCGGCCAGGGCATTCATCAACGCGAACGCCACCACATGGGGCAAGTGACTGACCGCCCCTAGTATTTGATCGTGCAGATGCGGATCCATCGACAAGAGAATCGAGCCGGTCTCTTCCCACAATTGCTTCACTCGCTCCAGCGCCGTGGTATCAGTTCGTTTCGTCGGTGTGAGAATACAGCGTGCGCCCTTGAACAACTGATCCGACCCCGCCGCAACTCCCGTCTTTTCTTTCCCGGCAATGGGATGGGCCCCCACGAAATGCACACCCATCGGCATGGCCGATTCGGACCGTTCGACCAAGGTGCCCTTCACACTGCCGACATCGCTGACTATTGCGCCGGGCGCGAGACAATGGGCCCATTCACGGAGGTGACGCTCATAGGTATCGACAGGCGTCGCCAAGATCACCAGATCCGACCCGCGCACACCTTCTTGCGGATCGGCCACGTACCGATCGATAGCCCCGAGTGCAACGGCGGTCTTGAGATTCTCTACACGCCGGCCCACGCCGACAACATGATCAGCCAACGCTTTTCGCCGAAGGATCATGCCGAGCGATCCGCCGATCAACCCCACCCCAATGATCGCGACTTGCCTGAAATGAACCGCCATCGTGTCTCTACAGTTCTCTCCCCACGGCCTTTGCAATATTCCTAAGGTCGCCCATCAGGGCTTTGAACTTTGAAGGCTTAATGGACTCTTCACCGTCACACAGGGCACATTCGGGGTTCGAATGGACTTCGATGAGGAGGCCATCAGCACCGGCTGCAACGGCGGCTTTCGACATCGGAGCAACAAGGTCCCACTTCCCGGTGGCATGGCTAGGGTCGACAATGACCGGCAAATGCGAAAGCTCCTTCAACGTAGGAATGGCCGCAAGATCCAGCGTATTGCGATATTGCGTTTCGAATGTGCGAATGCCCCGCTCGCACAGCATGACATTCTGGTTTCCACGCGACATGATGTACTCAGCCGACAGGAGAAATTCTTTGATGGTCGCCGACAGGCCCCGTTTCAGGAGCACCGGCTTATCATACGCACCGACTTCCTTCAGGAGCTCGAAATTCTGCATGTTCCGAGCGCCGATCTGAATAATGTCCGCCTTCTCAAGAAAGAGTTCGATGTCTCTGGTGTCCAGGATCTCACTGACGACCGGCAGCCCGGTTTGCTTTTTTGCTTCGACCAAGTAGTCCAGCCCCTCACGACCTAAACCTTGAAAGGAATAAGGCGACGTTCTGGGCTTATAGGCTCCGCCACGAAGAATCGCGGCTCCGGCAGCTTTCACTTCGTGTGCGATCCCCACCGTGAGTTCAAGCCGTTCGACCGCACAGGGCCCGGCCATGATGGCCAACTTTTTAGCACCGATTTTTACGCCACCGACGTCGATGATAGTCGCTTCCTTCTTAAACTCACGACTGACCAGTTTCCAGGGCGCAAGGATCGGCAAGACGCTTTCCACGCCAGGAAGCGCCGTCAGAGGTTGATTGTGCAGGATTCGGTCGTCTCCAATGACGCCGATAATCGTGCGCTCCTGACCGGTGGATATTTGCGATTTCAAGCCGAGATCCCTCAGTCGGTCTATAATATGGTCTACTTCACTTTCCGACGCTTCCGGCTTCAACACGATGATCATGATTCCCTCACTATTTCTTACCCTCCCCCATCCAACACTTTTTTGAGTGCTTGAAGGAAGGCCGCATTTTCGTCGGGCTGACCGATGGTGACACGAAGCATCGTTCCGTCGATATGCCGCACAATGATCCCCTCTCGCAGCAACGCTTCGAACACCAGTCTCCCATTCCGCTGTGCATCAAAATAGAGAAAATTCGTCTCGCTCGGGATCGCGGCCACTCCCAGTGTGCGCAACCCGTGTTCCATCTGTTCCATCCCAGCCGCGTTGACCGCCCGACTCCTGGCCACATGCTCGTCATCTCCCAATGCAGCCAGTGCGGCTTTTTGCGCAAGACTGTTGGCATTGAACGGAGGCCGCACTCTATTCAGAAAATCGACGATCTCCGATGTGCCGATCCCGTACCCAATCCGTAACCCAGCCAGCCCGTATATTTTGGAGAATGTCCTCAAGACGATCGCGTTCCGCCCCTGCTTCACGAAGGCCATCGCATCGGGAAATCGTGGATTGCGGACATACTCAAAGTACGCTTCGTCGAACACGACAATGACATCTTCCGGCACCCGGGCCATGAATCGATCGACGGCTTCCGCCGATACCATCGTCCCGGTGGGGTTATTGGGATTGCAGAGAAAGAGCAATCGCGTCCTGGGCGTAATAGCCCGTACCATTGACTCAAGGTCATGTGTCCAATTGACAAGAGGGACGATCACCGGCTTACCATGGACCGCCGTGACTTCCATTTTATAGATCACGAATGTGTGATCGGCCATGACCGCTTCGTCACCGGGCGTCAAGAACGTCCTGGCTAACAGCCCAAGGATCTCATCCGATCCGTTTCCCAGGATGACTTGTTCTCCCGACACTTTCCAACGATCTGCGATCGCCCGCCTGAGCTGATACGCGCTTCCATCCGGATATCGATGCAGCATATCCTGCGCGCCGCTCAGCGCCGCCAATGCTTTTGGTGAAGGCCCGAGTGCATTCTCGTTGGAGGCAAGCTTTATGACGCGGCTGAGGCCAAGCTCCCGTTGTAGCTCATCGATCGGTTTACCGGGAACGTACGGACTGAGCGAGAGGATATCTGGATGAACCTGTAGTGCCATGGTCAGCTATGGATTGGATAGGAGCCCAAAATCTTCATGAAGAGGCAACGTCCTTTGACTTCTTCTACTGCTCGATTGACCCGCTCCTCATTGATATGGCCCTCGACATCCACGAAAAAAATGTACTCCCACGCTTTCCGTTGTGATGGGCGAGATTCGATCTTGGTCATGTTGATCCCGTGAGAGGCAAAGGGACGGAGCAAGTCATAGAGCGCGCCGACTTTATCCTTAACGGATAACATCAGCGACGTCTTATCTTTCCCTGTCCTCTCTGAAGGCTTCTGCGACAGGACCAGAAAACGCGTAAAATTATTGAGGTTATCTTCGATGCGGGCTCTGATCACCTTCAGCCCGTAGAGTTGGCCGGCCAATTCCGATGCAATGGCAGCCGACGTCGGTTCATCGATGCACAATTCAGCGGCTCGGGCGGTGCTGGCCACTTCGACTGCTGGAACATGTGGAAGATTTGTCTCGAGCCAGTTCCGACATTGCGCAAGGGCATGCGGATGAGAATAGATTTTCTTCACGTCCTGGATAAGCCCGGAATTCGAGAGGAGGTGATGGGAGACTTCCTGAAGAATTTCCCCATAGATCAGCAAGTTGGAATCGATAAACATGTCGAGGGTGTGATTCACCACACCTTCCGTCGTGTTTTCGATCGGCACCACCCCGAAATTGGCTCGACTGCGCTCGACCTCGCTGAACACCTCTTTGATGCTGTGAACAGGCACATACTGGACGGAGGAGCCGAACTTCTGCATACAGGCCATGTGGGTAAACGTCGCCCTCGGCCCCAGATAAGCTACTTTCTGGGGTGCCTCCAAGGACAAGGACGCCGACATGATTTCGCGATACACGGATCGGATGGCGTCACTGGGAAAAGGACCTGTATTCAGCTTCGTGAGTCGCTCGATGATTTCAGCCTCTCGGCCGGCGGTATGCAGGTTGGCTTCGGCATCCTTTTCTTTCTTGAGCTTTCCGATTTCGATCACGCTCCTCGACCGTTCGTTGAGCATCCGAATGATTTCGTCATCGATCCTATCGATTTCTTTACGGTATTCAGACATGTCTCTTGGCATGATGAGCCTAGCCTCGGGCACCGAATTCGGGAGGACTGCGTCATCCCCGTGAGGGAAGGGGGATCATATAGACAAGTGGAGGATTTTACAGGAACGGCGGAATCTATTGCAAGGACAGCGCTAGAAGATCAGGAGGGCGGAGCCTGCCGTTACATCAGCAAGGGAGACGATCGTTTAAAGTGGTCATAGGCCAACCGTGTGACCTGTCGACCACGTCCGGTGCGGTCCAAAAATCCGGCTTGGATCAGATAGGGCTCGTATACGTCTTCGATCGTGCCTTTATCTTCCTGAACCGCTGCTGCCAGGGATTCAACACCCACGGGTCCGCCATTGAACTTCTCGATGATCGTTAGAAGGATCTTGCGGTCCATATCGTCGAATCCGGCTTCATCGATTCCCACCCAGGCCAGCCCCTCTTTGGCGACTTGCTCGGTAATATGCCCGCTCGCTTTGATTTGGGCATAGTCTCTGATGCGCTTAATCAGCCGGTTCACAATCCGCGGCGTTCCACGAGCCCGGCGCGATATCTCCGCGGCCCCCTCCCGGTCGATTCCGACGCCCAACACTCCGGCAGATCTGGTCACAATGGCCTCCAGCTCGGATGGTCCATAGAATTCCAGCCGATAGACCAAACCGAACCGGTCCCGCAAGGGAGAGGTTAAAGACCCGGCCCGCGTCGTCGCCCCCACGAGTGTGAATTGCGGGAGATCAAGCTTGACCGTCCTTGTTGCAGGTCCTTGGCCGATGACCAGATCCAGTTGAAAGTCCTCCATGGCCGGATACAGCGCTTCCTCCACCGATGCGGGCAGACGATGAATTTCATCGATAAACAGCACATCATGTTCTTGGAGATTGGTCAGAATCGCCGCCAGATCACCGGCATGGGTGAGAACCAGCCCCGATGTCGACCGCAATGCCGCCCCCATTTCTTTGGCGATAATGTGAGCGATGGTCGTTTTGCCGAGGCCTGGCGGTCCGTAGAAAATGGCATGGTCGAGCGCCTCCCGCCGCTGCTTGGCCGCTTCGATACAGATCCGCAGCGACTCCTTCATTTTCTCCTGACCGACATATTCATTGAGCGTTTGAGGACGGAGCACATTCTCCAGACCTCGCTCTTCATCTGTCGCGCAATTGGTCACGAGTCGTTCAGTCATGGCGCAACACTCATTTCTCTTTGTTCTCCTGCATTTGTTGATACTTCGGGGGAGGGGGCAGCGCGCCCTGTCCAGGCTTTGCCGTGCTGCCGCAATCCGGGGGACACGTTTTGTAGCCTTGCCCCGGGTCAGGCAAGTTTGTCTCCATCTTCCGCAACTGGCATTGGGTCAGCCGGCCACCATCTTTACTCCCGCATCGCGCAGGAACTGAGGAACTGCCTATTTCTGCATAACCTTCGGGACATCCCCCACACACTCCCAGCATGTTGACCCCAAGCGGCACACACTGTACGAGGGTTGGGTCACCCTCTTTGCAAATTTCTGGTGATTGCGTAACACCGGTCGTCGCATACCCGTCCGGACACGTTCCGCAGGTCATTCTGGTGCTTTTCGGCTCCGCACCCTCCTGCGCGACGCTGCTGGCTGGAAACGTGGCGGCCAGGGCCGCTCCGATAAACACACTGTACATAAAAAGGTTGGCGGCATTCTTAATGGTGAATGGCATTGTCCTACCCCCTTGCAAGTTCCTTGAGACCTTCGCGGATGAGCTCCTTCAGCGCGAGCGAACCTGTCGTCGCCTTCATCACGCGATTCAAGGCTTCTCTGACATCCTGGGCACGATATCCCAAGTTTATCAGAGCGGAGAGCGCATCCTCATAAGGCCCATCCACCAAGGGGGCTTCAGCTGCCGTGGTTCTGGGGTGTGCCCCACTGATCTTGCCTGCCTTGTCCTTTAGTTCGAGCGCAATACGGCCTGCCGATTTCTTCCCGATACCCGGAACAGTGGCAAGCTTTTCGACATCCTCGGTCTGGATGGCGTGAACCAGATCCGTAACCGATAAGCTGGACAGGACACTGAGGGCGAGTTTTGGACCGATGCCCGATACGCTGGTCAGCAGCAAAAACGATTCCTTCTCACCGTGTGAGAGAAAGCCGAACAACTGAATCGCATCTTCACGGAGATGCGTATGAATATTCAGCGCGGTCACTTCGTCGAGATTCGGGAGGGCATAATAGGTGCTGAGAGGGATATGAACTTCATATCCAACCCCGTGCACATCAAGCGTGAGGTGGGTAGGTGCCTTGAATGCCAACCGCCCCGTGAGAAAGGCGATCATGTCGTCTCGTTATCCGAGGACCACAACGTTGGGAGTTGGTGAACGGTTACCCCGCCGCAGTCGCGGCGACTTTTTCCATGACCTCATCCGGAATATCGAAGTTGGCATGGACTTTCTGAACATCATCGTGTTCGTCCAACACTTCCATCAATTTCAGCATTTGTTCGGCAGGTTTTTCTTCCAGCCTGATGGTATTCTGGGGAACGTACGTGATTTCCGCAAGCGTCGTTTCGATCTTGCCATCCGCCAACGCCTTCTTCACAGCCTCAAAGTCGTGAGAATCAGTGAACACCTCATAACTCTTCTCACCGACCTTCACATCTTCCGCCCCGGCATCGAGCGCCAATGAGAGAAGGGTATCCTCATCGACCTTCCCCTTCTCAATCGAGATAAGCCCCTTCTTGTGAAACTGCCAGGCGACAGCACCAGCCTCGGCCATATTGCCATGATTTTTCGTCAGCAGGCTTCGAATCTCCGCCACCGTCCGATTCCGGTTGTCGCTCGTGATTTCGAGAAGAAGTGCCGTCCCTCCAGGGCCATACCCCTCTAAAGAAAACTCCTCATAGGACACCCCCGGCAATTCCCCTGTCCCTCGCTGGACAGCTTTCTTCATCGTGTCGCCGGGCATGTTGGCTTCCTTCGCCTTCGCGATAGCCAAACGCAGGCGGGGATTGCCATCCGGATCCCCTCCGGACCGAGCCGCAATGGTGAGTTCTCGGATGATTCGCGTGAAGATCTTACCGCGCTTCGCGTCCTGGGCTCCTTTGTGCCGTTTGATTGTTGCCCAGTGACTATGTCCACCCATGTGTTCCCTCCTCTACCCGGCCTCACTCTCTAGGCGGTTAGAGATGCGTACTAAGGCAATGAAGACTATGAGAAGCTAGACGTAGCATAGGCCTCGGAAGGGTGTCAATTACCGAAGCTCGCCGGAATCATGCTACTCGAAATATAGGAGCAGCTGAATACCGATTAGGATCACAAGTCCCCCCCAGGCCAATTCCCACTTTTTCCCTGGATGCCGTGATGCACCGGATGTCCACGAAGCCATCGCAGTCGATACGGTAGCACCGACACCCAGACTTCCTAGAAGAGTATGGTGAAGCGCGATCATCGAATTGGCAGGGTGATCTCCGTGCGAGTGAACGAAGAGAAGCAGTGCGCCGGTCAGGCCGAAGAATACCAATGGAGCCGCCCA is a genomic window containing:
- the aroA gene encoding 3-phosphoshikimate 1-carboxyvinyltransferase is translated as MTSLTITPGRPLRGTTTVPGDKSLTHRAIILTALAEGTSTVSGYCQGEDCLNTMRAFQALGIPIRQTPTELAVHGKGFWGLSEPNAPIDCGNSGTGIRLLTGLLSGQDFFSVLTGDESIRRRPMGRVVKPLREMGAVIGGRKGGELAPLAITGSGLRGIEYTSAVASAQIKSSLLLAGLFAQGKTRYREPSLSRDHTERMFQFFGIPLTREEGGLVLQGRPSIGWRGVQITIPGDFSAAAFFIVGATIVQGSDIVIRNVGMNPTRTGLIEVMRKMGADIQVLGQREEAGEPVGDLRVRSAPLKGVTIGPDLIPKTIDEFPVLCVAAAVADGDTVISGAEELRVKESDRIATMSGELKAMGALIEERPDGMIIKGLGRSRENGRLKAASNAQSHGDHRVAMSLAIGGLTAEQHMSIADTGCVDTSFPNFEGSLAQLLAGSV
- the ruvB gene encoding Holliday junction branch migration DNA helicase RuvB is translated as MTERLVTNCATDEERGLENVLRPQTLNEYVGQEKMKESLRICIEAAKQRREALDHAIFYGPPGLGKTTIAHIIAKEMGAALRSTSGLVLTHAGDLAAILTNLQEHDVLFIDEIHRLPASVEEALYPAMEDFQLDLVIGQGPATRTVKLDLPQFTLVGATTRAGSLTSPLRDRFGLVYRLEFYGPSELEAIVTRSAGVLGVGIDREGAAEISRRARGTPRIVNRLIKRIRDYAQIKASGHITEQVAKEGLAWVGIDEAGFDDMDRKILLTIIEKFNGGPVGVESLAAAVQEDKGTIEDVYEPYLIQAGFLDRTGRGRQVTRLAYDHFKRSSPLLM
- the aroF gene encoding 3-deoxy-7-phosphoheptulonate synthase, whose amino-acid sequence is MIIVLKPEASESEVDHIIDRLRDLGLKSQISTGQERTIIGVIGDDRILHNQPLTALPGVESVLPILAPWKLVSREFKKEATIIDVGGVKIGAKKLAIMAGPCAVERLELTVGIAHEVKAAGAAILRGGAYKPRTSPYSFQGLGREGLDYLVEAKKQTGLPVVSEILDTRDIELFLEKADIIQIGARNMQNFELLKEVGAYDKPVLLKRGLSATIKEFLLSAEYIMSRGNQNVMLCERGIRTFETQYRNTLDLAAIPTLKELSHLPVIVDPSHATGKWDLVAPMSKAAVAAGADGLLIEVHSNPECALCDGEESIKPSKFKALMGDLRNIAKAVGREL
- a CDS encoding histidinol-phosphate transaminase is translated as MALQVHPDILSLSPYVPGKPIDELQRELGLSRVIKLASNENALGPSPKALAALSGAQDMLHRYPDGSAYQLRRAIADRWKVSGEQVILGNGSDEILGLLARTFLTPGDEAVMADHTFVIYKMEVTAVHGKPVIVPLVNWTHDLESMVRAITPRTRLLFLCNPNNPTGTMVSAEAVDRFMARVPEDVIVVFDEAYFEYVRNPRFPDAMAFVKQGRNAIVLRTFSKIYGLAGLRIGYGIGTSEIVDFLNRVRPPFNANSLAQKAALAALGDDEHVARSRAVNAAGMEQMEHGLRTLGVAAIPSETNFLYFDAQRNGRLVFEALLREGIIVRHIDGTMLRVTIGQPDENAAFLQALKKVLDGGG
- the pheA gene encoding prephenate dehydratase; this translates as MPRDMSEYRKEIDRIDDEIIRMLNERSRSVIEIGKLKKEKDAEANLHTAGREAEIIERLTKLNTGPFPSDAIRSVYREIMSASLSLEAPQKVAYLGPRATFTHMACMQKFGSSVQYVPVHSIKEVFSEVERSRANFGVVPIENTTEGVVNHTLDMFIDSNLLIYGEILQEVSHHLLSNSGLIQDVKKIYSHPHALAQCRNWLETNLPHVPAVEVASTARAAELCIDEPTSAAIASELAGQLYGLKVIRARIEDNLNNFTRFLVLSQKPSERTGKDKTSLMLSVKDKVGALYDLLRPFASHGINMTKIESRPSQRKAWEYIFFVDVEGHINEERVNRAVEEVKGRCLFMKILGSYPIHS
- the ruvA gene encoding Holliday junction branch migration protein RuvA; amino-acid sequence: MIAFLTGRLAFKAPTHLTLDVHGVGYEVHIPLSTYYALPNLDEVTALNIHTHLREDAIQLFGFLSHGEKESFLLLTSVSGIGPKLALSVLSSLSVTDLVHAIQTEDVEKLATVPGIGKKSAGRIALELKDKAGKISGAHPRTTAAEAPLVDGPYEDALSALINLGYRAQDVREALNRVMKATTGSLALKELIREGLKELARG
- a CDS encoding YebC/PmpR family DNA-binding transcriptional regulator, with the translated sequence MGGHSHWATIKRHKGAQDAKRGKIFTRIIRELTIAARSGGDPDGNPRLRLAIAKAKEANMPGDTMKKAVQRGTGELPGVSYEEFSLEGYGPGGTALLLEITSDNRNRTVAEIRSLLTKNHGNMAEAGAVAWQFHKKGLISIEKGKVDEDTLLSLALDAGAEDVKVGEKSYEVFTDSHDFEAVKKALADGKIETTLAEITYVPQNTIRLEEKPAEQMLKLMEVLDEHDDVQKVHANFDIPDEVMEKVAATAAG
- a CDS encoding prephenate dehydrogenase/arogenate dehydrogenase family protein gives rise to the protein MAVHFRQVAIIGVGLIGGSLGMILRRKALADHVVGVGRRVENLKTAVALGAIDRYVADPQEGVRGSDLVILATPVDTYERHLREWAHCLAPGAIVSDVGSVKGTLVERSESAMPMGVHFVGAHPIAGKEKTGVAAGSDQLFKGARCILTPTKRTDTTALERVKQLWEETGSILLSMDPHLHDQILGAVSHLPHVVAFALMNALAELRDQQLPSLDLAGHSGGGLRDTTRIAASSPEMWRDIFLWNRDNVVSYIDRYGRALDELKQLIEAGDAAGIEKVLERAKGEREKLNSSSSSKS